The stretch of DNA GAGGCCCAGGCGAACGCAACCCTAACCGTGGCCCAGGCTGAGGCCAAGAGCCTCCTCCTGAGGGCGAACGCAACCCGCGCGGCAATGCTCCTGGTCGTGTCCCAGTTCAACGACACCGAGCTGGCGAGGATATACCTCTACCTCCTCGGCCTCCAGGAGGTCGCGAAGACCGGAGCGAGCGTCATCGTTGTAACCCCCGCGGGCCAGTCCGTCCCAGTCATCCTCCAGCCCGGCCAGGGCGGCTCAACCACCCGAGGGTAGCCCCAGAAGCACGAGGCAACTTTTTTAACCCGCCGGCGAGCTAAGCTAGCATGCTCAAAGCCGGCGACAAGGCGCCCGAGTTCTGCCTGAAGGACGACGCGGGGCGCGAGGTATGCCTCTCGGACTTCCGGGGCAGGTGGCTCGTGCTCTACTTCTACCCGAAGGACAACACGCCGGGCTGCACCCGCGAGGCCCTCGAGTTCACGGAGCTCATCGGGGAGTTCGAGAAGCTTAACGCCGCGGTGGTCGGCGTGAGCAAGGACAGCCCCCAAAGCCACAGGAGATTCCGCGAGAAGCACGGCCTCAAGGTCATCCTCCTTAGCGACCCCCAGCACAAGGTCATCGAGCAGTACGGCGCCTGGGGCAGGAAAAAGGTGGCCGGCCGCGAGGCAGAGGGGACGATAAGGAGCACATTCCTGATAGACCCCGAGGGCATCATACGGAAAACCTGGACAAACGTCAAGGTCGACGACCACGCCAGGGAAGTCCTCGAGGAGCTAAGAAGGCTCGCCTCAAAGCCCGGGTGAGCGCGCAGCGAACGTTTATATGGAACCTCACCGCCGGGAAACACGGGAGCAAGAAGTGGACGGCAGCGATCTCCTGCTCCTCTTCATCGTCGCCGTCTGGATCGCGTGGGAGCTCCACGAGATGAGGAAAACCCTCGACCGGCTGGAGAAAGCCCTCTCCGGGAAGCAGCCCGCCTGAAGGAAAGGCCACCATGATGCAAGCGCGACGCCGAGTAACTCAAAAGCGAACCTTTCTTTTGAGATACACTGACACAGCTCCGCGATCCGAAGCCCCTCAGCAGGGCCTTCGGCACCCGAAACACCAGGCAAATCGCCGCTGCGCTGGAGAGGCTCCGCACGGCTGGCCTCGTCAGGGAGGCGGTGGTCGGCGATGCGCGCTACGTCTACCTGACGGAGAGGGCCTGCGGACTGCTTGTGCTGCTCGGCTACAGCCTCGAGGAGCTGGCCTGCGGCGATGCCGCTTTGAGGCTCACTCGGCGCGGAGCCTCAGCTGCCTCCGGTGCAGCATGACGGTGGCGATGTGCGAGCATATTTTCGCCTTGCGCACGTAGCCGTAGGCGCGGAAGAGGCAGTCGCACCCAT from Infirmifilum sp. NZ encodes:
- the bcp gene encoding thioredoxin-dependent thiol peroxidase, with product MLKAGDKAPEFCLKDDAGREVCLSDFRGRWLVLYFYPKDNTPGCTREALEFTELIGEFEKLNAAVVGVSKDSPQSHRRFREKHGLKVILLSDPQHKVIEQYGAWGRKKVAGREAEGTIRSTFLIDPEGIIRKTWTNVKVDDHAREVLEELRRLASKPG